In the Lates calcarifer isolate ASB-BC8 linkage group LG24, TLL_Latcal_v3, whole genome shotgun sequence genome, one interval contains:
- the LOC108881832 gene encoding suppressor of cytokine signaling 6: protein MKKISLKTIRKSLSIKGKEEGDFVMLQQPSVTTEFSKEESLFGGCYTKELSGCDLGGEEDKGGQNKGRSKTESLMGSLKRRLSTKQKAKVKGGSSAIGSVDDDDTFSSSSVPISFNEVKAQRPLRSASLRSHHYSPSPWPLRSVNSDDSCIKMEVKVKAMVHSPSPSPSLNGVRKEFHDFQMEGLFQDQAESLKNLQQPQNGELHLNIDENDVPVVLGLTPQDYIQYTMPLDEGMYPEGSHSCCLDSSSPMEVVTEADNGSLHTDQGQEEHELVSGMPSDLFMETSVNSLLIGSAGVMLQSSRVEVPPPLSPLLPPMASNGHIPRTFSGFSSSDSQVAERVRHHLNFDPNSAPGVSRVYDSVQSSGPMVVTSLTEELKKLARQGWYWGPITRWEAEEKLVNLADGSFLVRDSSDDRYLLSLSFRSQGKTLHTRIEHSNGRFSFYEQPDVEGHTSIVDLIEHSIKDSENGAFCYSRSRLPGSATYPVRLTNPVSRFMQVRSLQYLCRFVIRQYTRIDLIQKLPLPNKMKDYLQEKHY, encoded by the coding sequence ATGAAGAAGATAAGCCTTAAGACCATCCGCAAGTCCCTCAGCATAAAGGGCAAAGAGGAGGGTGACTTTGTCATGCTCCAGCAGCCCTCTGTGACTACAGAGTTTTCTAAGGAAGAGTCACTTTTTGGGGGCTGCTACACCAAAGAGCTCTCTGGCTGTGACCTTGGTGGAGAAGAGGACAAAGGGGGCCAGAATAAGGGCCGCTCAAAGACAGAGAGCCTGATGGGATCACTAAAGAGGAGGCTGTCTACCAAGCAGAAGGCAAAAGTGAAAGGTGGCTCCTCTGCCATAGGCTCAGTGGATGATGATGACAccttctcatcctcctctgtgcCCATCAGCTTCAACGAGGTGAAAGCCCAGAGACCCCTTAGATCTGCATCCCTACGAAGTCACCATTATAGCCCCTCACCCTGGCCTCTGCGGTCAGTCAACTCCGACGATTCGTGTATTAAGATGGAGGTAAAGGTTAAAGCCATGGTTCACTCACCTAGTCCCAGTCCCAGCTTAAACGGTGTCCGCAAAGAATTTCATGATTTCCAGATGGAAGGGCTCTTTCAGGACCAAGCAGAATCCTTAAAGAATCTCCAGCAGCCACAAAATGGTGAGCTGCATCTAAATATTGATGAAAATGACGTGCCTGTGGTGCTGGGGTTGACGCCCCAGGACTACATCCAGTACACAATGCCTTTAGATGAGGGAATGTACCCAGAAGGGTCCCACTCTTGCTGCCTGGACAGCTCCTCTCCTATGGAGGTGGTGACTGAAGCAGACAATGGGTCCCTCCACACAGACCAGGGACAAGAGGAACATGAACTGGTTAGTGGGATGCCTTCGGATCTCTTCATGGAAACCTCAGTTAATAGTCTTCTCATCGGTTCTGCTGGTGTGATGCTCCAAAGCTCTAGAGTGGAGGTCCCGcctcccctctctccactcCTGCCTCCGATGGCAAGTAATGGACATATCCCCAGGACTTTTTCGGGGTTCAGCTCTTCAGACAGCCAGGTAGCTGAGAGGGTAAGACACCACCTCAACTTTGACCCAAATTCAGCTCCTGGGGTCAGTCGGGTATATGATTCAGTCCAGAGCAGTGGACCAATGGTCGTGACCAGCCTGAcggaggagctgaagaagctGGCGAGGCAGGGCTGGTACTGGGGCCCCATCACACGCTGGGAGGCAGAGGAAAAGCTGGTCAACTTGGCTGATGGTTCATTCCTGGTGCGAGACAGCTCAGACGACAGGTACCTGCTCAGCCTGAGTTTCAGGTCACAGGGCAAAACCCTCCACACCCGCATCGAACACTCCAATGGACGCTTCAGCTTCTATGAGCAGCCCGATGTTGAAGGGCATACATCCATTGTTGACTTAATCGAACACTCTATCAAAGACTCAGAGAATGGAGCTTTTTGCTATTCCAGGTCTCGCTTACCAGGGTCTGCAACCTACCCTGTCAGACTAACCAACCCAGTATCTCGGTTTATGCAAGTGCGCTCCCTGCAGTACCTTTGTCGCTTTGTCATTAGACAATACACAAGAATAGACCTGATCCAGAAACTGCCCTTACCTAACAAGATGAAAGATTATCTGCAGGAGAAGCACTACTGA